Proteins from a single region of Paenibacillus sp. BIHB 4019:
- a CDS encoding glutaredoxin family protein, producing MSAAKKVIVWSKTGCQYCGTVKQFLEQNNQPYENIDIEGKDYLRDVLEAKYGIRHVPVVEIGSDGVYTAVTDWDLEKIKALISPAPVAG from the coding sequence ATGTCCGCAGCAAAAAAGGTAATTGTATGGAGCAAAACAGGCTGCCAGTATTGTGGCACAGTGAAACAATTTTTGGAGCAAAACAACCAGCCCTATGAAAATATCGATATTGAAGGCAAAGATTATTTGCGCGACGTCCTTGAAGCCAAATACGGCATCCGCCACGTTCCTGTAGTAGAAATCGGCAGCGACGGCGTCTACACCGCCGTTACGGACTGGGATTTGGAAAAAATCAAGGCACTGATCTCACCTGCCCCAGTAGCAGGCTAA
- a CDS encoding ABC transporter ATP-binding protein, which produces MSQLLTMEHLTVDFKTKRGLLRAITDVSLHIAPGETVCLVGESGSGKTITSKAIMRLIDYENGVIAGGSMRLGDADLVAMPEKELRALRGKRMAMVFQEPMAAFDPIFTIGSQITEVIERHQRGKKREAWERAVHLLRRVGIPEPEARMKQYPGELSGGMLQRAMIAMALACGPELLIADEPTTALDVTIQAQILHLLQELKEEFNMGILLVTHDMGIAAEMADRIIVMYAGQVVEQATAAELFGQPHHPYTRGLLQSITTMDSDRSVKLHSIEGSIPSLSELPSGCRFHPRCSYATDRCRSESPPLLAIGERLSACWHAEQLVQSAEWAASAGLTNAITAESPIVALQEAGQQGENLFEVSGLSKFYPIQRGLLHRSGPQVRAVDNVSFSIKKGETFGLVGESGSGKSTLGRVILQLEQATAGSVKFQGRELTGQSSSELRQARRDMQIVFQDPYGSVNPRWRIGDIIGEPLRVHDNAASKERKARVEELMELVGLKADWYSRYPHEFSGGQRQRIGIARAIALNPSFILADEAVSALDVSVQAQIVNLMQHLQQKMNLTYLFIAHGLNIVRHISDRIGVMYLGKLVEIAPSEELFLRPAHPYTQGLIASIPQPGPGRTRTFRAIEGEIPSPANPPSGCRFHTRCPMATERCREAEPELQLIGSEHYAACHYVLG; this is translated from the coding sequence ATGAGCCAATTGCTTACGATGGAGCATCTGACGGTTGATTTTAAGACGAAACGGGGCTTGCTTAGAGCCATTACAGACGTTTCGCTTCATATTGCGCCTGGGGAAACGGTATGTCTCGTTGGCGAATCCGGCAGCGGCAAAACGATTACGTCCAAAGCCATCATGCGCCTGATCGACTATGAGAACGGCGTTATTGCCGGAGGCAGCATGAGGCTCGGTGATGCGGATCTCGTCGCGATGCCGGAGAAGGAGCTGCGCGCGCTGCGGGGCAAGCGGATGGCGATGGTTTTTCAAGAGCCGATGGCGGCGTTTGATCCGATTTTTACAATTGGGAGCCAAATTACCGAGGTTATTGAACGCCATCAGCGTGGCAAAAAGCGCGAGGCGTGGGAACGCGCTGTCCATTTGCTGCGCCGGGTCGGCATTCCTGAGCCGGAGGCGCGGATGAAGCAGTATCCGGGCGAGCTGTCGGGAGGCATGCTGCAGCGGGCTATGATCGCCATGGCGCTCGCTTGCGGGCCAGAGCTGCTGATTGCGGATGAGCCTACGACGGCTCTGGATGTGACGATACAGGCACAAATTCTTCATTTGCTGCAAGAGCTTAAAGAAGAATTTAATATGGGGATTTTGCTAGTCACGCATGATATGGGCATTGCCGCCGAGATGGCGGATCGCATTATCGTCATGTATGCTGGGCAGGTTGTCGAGCAAGCGACCGCAGCCGAGCTATTCGGGCAGCCGCATCATCCGTATACGAGAGGGCTGCTGCAATCGATTACGACGATGGACAGCGACCGCAGCGTCAAGCTTCATTCCATCGAGGGCTCTATCCCGAGCTTATCGGAGCTGCCGTCCGGCTGCCGTTTTCACCCGCGCTGCTCCTACGCGACGGATAGATGCCGCAGCGAAAGCCCGCCGCTGCTTGCGATAGGCGAACGTCTGAGCGCATGCTGGCATGCCGAGCAGCTCGTTCAATCCGCAGAATGGGCAGCTAGTGCCGGGCTAACCAATGCAATAACCGCTGAGTCTCCGATTGTGGCTCTCCAAGAGGCTGGCCAGCAAGGCGAAAATCTGTTCGAGGTAAGCGGGCTAAGTAAATTTTATCCGATCCAGAGAGGCTTGCTGCATCGTTCAGGCCCGCAGGTCAGAGCGGTGGACAACGTTTCGTTTTCTATAAAAAAAGGGGAAACCTTTGGCCTCGTCGGGGAGTCTGGCAGCGGCAAATCGACGCTTGGGCGGGTCATTTTGCAATTGGAGCAGGCGACGGCTGGCAGCGTTAAGTTTCAGGGCAGGGAGCTGACCGGGCAAAGCAGCTCGGAGCTGCGGCAGGCGCGGCGCGATATGCAAATTGTTTTTCAGGACCCGTATGGCTCGGTTAATCCGCGCTGGCGCATCGGCGACATTATCGGCGAGCCGCTGCGCGTCCATGACAATGCTGCCAGCAAGGAAAGAAAAGCGCGCGTAGAGGAGCTCATGGAGCTAGTCGGGCTGAAAGCAGACTGGTACAGCCGCTATCCGCATGAATTTTCCGGCGGGCAGCGCCAGCGTATTGGAATTGCCCGTGCCATCGCGCTTAATCCAAGCTTTATTCTCGCGGATGAAGCGGTATCGGCGCTTGATGTGTCGGTGCAGGCGCAAATCGTCAATCTCATGCAGCATTTGCAGCAAAAAATGAATCTGACCTATTTGTTTATCGCCCATGGGCTGAATATCGTCAGACATATTTCCGACCGGATCGGCGTCATGTATTTGGGCAAGCTGGTCGAAATTGCGCCCAGCGAGGAACTGTTTCTCCGCCCAGCGCATCCGTATACGCAAGGATTAATTGCTTCCATCCCCCAGCCCGGCCCCGGGCGAACGCGAACATTTCGCGCGATTGAAGGAGAAATCCCCTCTCCGGCCAATCCGCCATCCGGCTGCCGCTTTCATACGCGCTGCCCTATGGCAACGGAGCGCTGCAGGGAGGCGGAGCCCGAACTGCAGCTTATTGGCAGCGAGCATTATGCCGCTTGCCACTATGTATTAGGTTAA
- a CDS encoding ABC transporter substrate-binding protein — MRDMSTALNKRVIWMKMASMALAVTLVLAGCSGGTGKNSAAAGGSGTGEAPAASAEQSSTPAPGGELSYALATSPDQLDPHRSGLAVAVRVIRTLYDTLVVQLPGGEIKPWLATEWSVSEDGKAYTFKLRQDVKFQDGTPFNAEAVKYSFDRIIDPETKAANALALVRPYESSEVIDEYTVKLNLSEPSQAFLGNVSQALLSIVSPTAAKKDGDQFTKHPVGTGPFKFVKWDENSEIVVEKNPDYNWAPETVSQQGAPNLDKIIFKIVPEEATRIGSVQSGQVLAAETVPPQNILSLKNDANSQLYQANTVGLPYTLFINHSKAPWNELKARQALQLGINVEAIVKTLYLGTYEQAWSPLSPGIFGYDASLEGGVKPDIEKAKQLLDELGWKAGADGIREKDGKKLTLHYVDGSPNREKRNDIAAIVQQQLKPLGIQVDVEITKDVATVVYGNNNYDLYGNSQVNSDPNALYSIYHTTAPGSRQNLPNLADPELDKLLEAGAIEKDQTKREAIYKEAQQLIINKAVIIPIYVFPYTVAASKKVQGLAFDSLGYPIFNDVYITK; from the coding sequence ATGAGAGATATGAGCACAGCATTAAATAAACGAGTCATTTGGATGAAAATGGCAAGCATGGCGTTAGCGGTTACTCTCGTGCTGGCAGGATGCAGCGGGGGGACGGGCAAAAACAGCGCGGCGGCTGGCGGAAGCGGTACTGGCGAGGCGCCAGCCGCTTCGGCGGAGCAGAGCAGCACGCCTGCTCCAGGCGGAGAACTGAGCTATGCCCTTGCGACCTCTCCCGATCAGCTTGATCCGCATCGCAGCGGCCTTGCCGTTGCGGTCAGGGTCATTCGTACGCTTTACGACACGTTGGTCGTCCAGCTTCCAGGCGGAGAGATCAAGCCTTGGCTGGCAACGGAATGGTCGGTGTCGGAGGATGGCAAAGCATACACGTTCAAGCTTCGCCAGGATGTAAAGTTTCAGGACGGCACACCTTTCAACGCTGAAGCGGTGAAATATAGTTTTGACCGGATCATTGATCCGGAGACGAAAGCTGCGAATGCATTAGCACTCGTTAGGCCCTATGAATCCTCGGAGGTCATTGACGAGTATACGGTCAAATTGAACCTATCCGAGCCGTCGCAGGCGTTCTTGGGCAATGTAAGCCAAGCGCTGCTCAGCATCGTGTCGCCGACGGCGGCGAAGAAGGACGGCGATCAATTCACCAAGCATCCCGTCGGAACAGGGCCCTTCAAGTTTGTGAAATGGGATGAAAATTCGGAAATCGTCGTAGAGAAAAACCCCGATTACAACTGGGCGCCAGAAACGGTCAGCCAGCAGGGCGCGCCGAATTTGGATAAAATCATTTTCAAAATTGTGCCTGAGGAGGCTACGCGGATTGGAAGCGTACAAAGCGGGCAAGTGCTTGCCGCTGAGACGGTACCCCCGCAAAATATTCTCTCCTTAAAAAATGATGCGAACAGCCAGCTATATCAAGCCAACACCGTTGGCCTGCCTTATACGCTGTTCATTAATCATAGCAAGGCGCCATGGAATGAACTGAAGGCTCGGCAGGCGCTGCAGCTTGGCATCAATGTCGAGGCAATTGTCAAAACGCTGTATCTCGGAACTTATGAACAGGCGTGGTCGCCGCTGTCACCGGGCATTTTCGGCTATGACGCTTCGCTGGAAGGCGGCGTAAAGCCGGATATCGAGAAAGCGAAGCAGCTGCTTGACGAGCTGGGCTGGAAAGCAGGGGCCGATGGCATCAGGGAAAAGGACGGCAAGAAGCTGACGCTCCATTATGTCGATGGCTCGCCAAACCGCGAGAAGCGCAATGATATCGCCGCTATTGTGCAGCAGCAGCTTAAGCCGCTGGGCATTCAGGTAGATGTGGAAATTACGAAGGATGTCGCAACCGTCGTTTATGGGAACAATAACTATGACCTATATGGCAACAGCCAAGTGAATTCTGATCCTAACGCGCTTTATTCCATCTATCACACAACAGCGCCGGGGTCCCGTCAAAACTTGCCGAATTTAGCCGATCCTGAGCTCGATAAACTGCTTGAGGCTGGCGCAATCGAGAAGGACCAGACGAAACGTGAAGCAATCTATAAGGAAGCACAGCAGCTTATTATTAATAAGGCCGTCATTATTCCGATTTATGTGTTCCCTTATACAGTAGCCGCCTCGAAAAAGGTGCAAGGATTAGCTTTTGACTCGCTGGGCTATCCGATCTTTAATGATGTGTATATAACCAAGTAA
- a CDS encoding ABC transporter permease, with protein MKQAVIGKQIWQESRAEGAAKTRKLIRLAPADLLIYAAALIVLFIISCALFPSLIAPYSPTLMDTDQIMQPPSLQHVFGTDYFGRDVFSVVVHGSRDSLLIGFVSVLVGCVTGGAIGAIAGYIGGVVDAVFMRMIDVLMTIPGVLLALAIAAALGPSLMNVVLAVAAASIPGYARVMRGQIMSIKGRPFITASRSIGTSSLSIFVRHVLPNSLSPMFVMAAIGIGTAILTGAGLNFLGLGTIKEIPDWGALLSQGRGYLTVAWWICTFPGLAITLFVLSINILGDKVRDQLDPKQSRA; from the coding sequence ATGAAGCAAGCCGTCATTGGCAAACAGATATGGCAAGAGAGCAGGGCAGAAGGTGCTGCGAAAACCCGCAAATTAATAAGGCTGGCGCCTGCGGACCTGCTGATTTATGCCGCAGCGCTTATCGTATTGTTTATTATCAGCTGTGCTTTATTTCCGAGCTTGATTGCTCCCTATTCGCCTACGTTGATGGATACGGATCAAATCATGCAACCGCCAAGCCTTCAGCATGTGTTCGGGACCGACTATTTTGGACGTGACGTATTCAGCGTTGTCGTGCATGGCAGCCGGGATTCCTTGCTGATCGGTTTCGTATCGGTGCTTGTCGGCTGTGTGACGGGCGGAGCGATTGGAGCGATAGCGGGATACATTGGCGGCGTAGTCGATGCTGTATTTATGCGGATGATCGACGTGCTGATGACGATTCCGGGCGTGCTGCTGGCGCTTGCGATTGCAGCGGCGCTGGGGCCAAGCCTGATGAATGTCGTGCTGGCTGTTGCGGCGGCATCGATACCCGGTTACGCGCGTGTGATGCGCGGGCAAATCATGAGCATTAAAGGCCGGCCCTTCATTACCGCCTCCCGCTCAATTGGAACGTCCAGCCTATCGATCTTTGTAAGGCATGTGCTGCCGAATTCTTTATCGCCGATGTTTGTCATGGCGGCAATCGGCATTGGCACGGCGATTTTGACCGGAGCAGGCCTTAACTTTCTAGGACTTGGCACGATAAAAGAAATTCCAGACTGGGGGGCGCTGCTCTCTCAGGGCCGCGGCTATTTGACCGTAGCTTGGTGGATTTGCACCTTCCCGGGCCTTGCCATCACGCTGTTTGTTCTCTCCATTAACATATTGGGTGACAAGGTTCGCGATCAATTAGATCCAAAGCAAAGCAGAGCATAA
- a CDS encoding ABC transporter permease — MLKAVSVRLYTSLLVLVGTMVLVFCIVNVLPGDPALLILDPSSATPEMIANLREQLGLNQPFYERFGEYFLHVLQGDFGKSIVNSEPVLPKIVEHFPATLALTALSSLLAVIIGVTLGVLSAIHRNRWIDIVARIVGLFGISMPTFWSGILLILIFSVQLGWFPAMGSDGFSTLVLPAITLGFVGSGFIVRMVRNSMLEVINEPFIVTLRAKGLPGRFIMYKHALRNALIPALTMVGVIIGDLMAGTVVIETVFSRQGIGRIIADAIMAKDLPVVQGVIFFSAIVYIVVNLLVDISYTLIDPRVRRTQ, encoded by the coding sequence ATGTTAAAAGCGGTAAGCGTTCGGCTTTATACGTCCTTGCTGGTGCTGGTCGGCACGATGGTGCTCGTCTTTTGTATCGTCAATGTGCTGCCCGGCGACCCTGCGCTCCTTATTCTTGATCCGTCTTCGGCCACACCGGAGATGATTGCTAACCTGCGGGAGCAGCTTGGGCTAAACCAGCCGTTCTATGAGCGGTTTGGCGAATATTTTCTGCATGTGCTCCAGGGCGATTTTGGAAAATCAATCGTAAATTCGGAGCCGGTACTGCCGAAGATCGTCGAGCACTTTCCCGCCACGCTTGCTTTGACGGCGTTAAGCTCGCTTCTTGCGGTCATCATCGGCGTCACGCTAGGCGTGCTGTCGGCCATTCATCGCAATCGCTGGATTGACATCGTCGCGCGAATCGTTGGTTTATTCGGCATTTCGATGCCGACATTTTGGTCGGGCATTTTACTTATTCTTATTTTTTCGGTGCAGCTGGGCTGGTTTCCGGCTATGGGCTCGGATGGCTTCAGCACGCTGGTGCTCCCCGCCATTACGCTGGGCTTCGTTGGTTCAGGCTTTATCGTGCGGATGGTTCGCAATAGCATGCTTGAAGTCATAAATGAGCCGTTTATCGTCACGCTGCGGGCGAAGGGGCTGCCAGGGCGCTTCATCATGTATAAACATGCGCTGCGAAATGCGCTAATTCCGGCATTGACGATGGTTGGCGTTATTATTGGCGATTTGATGGCCGGAACGGTCGTTATTGAAACGGTGTTCTCGCGCCAAGGCATTGGGCGAATTATTGCCGATGCGATTATGGCAAAGGATTTGCCAGTCGTGCAGGGCGTTATTTTTTTCTCGGCGATCGTGTATATTGTTGTGAATTTGCTTGTGGACATTTCCTATACGTTGATCGATCCGCGCGTAAGGCGTACCCAGTAG
- a CDS encoding LLM class flavin-dependent oxidoreductase translates to MTTTKKRQLKLGAILHGVGGNIAGWRHPDAQPDASVNFEFYKQQAQKAEAGKFDFVFIADGLYINEKSIPHFLNRFEPLTVLSALGAVTSKIGLVGTLSTSYSEPFTVARQFGSLDHISGGRAGWNIVTSPLEGSAKNFGKTEHPDHPTRYRIANEYLDVTRGLWDSWEDDAFVRDKESGQFFDPEKLHTLNHKGEFFSVQGPLNISRSKQGHPVIFQAGSSEDGKNFASKVADAVFAHFESIGQGKQFYDDVKGRAAAHGRSSDEIAILPGIAPIIGDTDEEAERKYQELAQLVNIEKALDYLGRYFEHHDFSQYPLDEPFPELGGIGQNSFRSTTDRIKRQAKEGGLTLRQVALQETTPRPTFIGTPVKVADQIQQWFEQGAVDGFIVGASIPTGLTEFIDQVVPILQERGLFREEYEHDTLRGHLGVPVPENRYAKTKVTTV, encoded by the coding sequence TTGACAACAACTAAAAAGAGACAATTGAAGCTAGGCGCCATTTTGCACGGAGTAGGCGGCAACATTGCCGGATGGAGACACCCGGACGCACAGCCTGATGCCAGTGTTAATTTTGAATTTTACAAGCAGCAGGCACAGAAGGCGGAAGCTGGCAAGTTTGATTTTGTGTTTATTGCCGATGGCTTATATATTAATGAAAAATCAATTCCCCATTTTCTAAACCGTTTTGAACCATTGACCGTTTTATCTGCGCTTGGCGCCGTCACATCGAAAATTGGTCTAGTCGGCACGCTCTCTACTTCCTATAGCGAGCCTTTCACCGTAGCGAGACAATTTGGCTCGCTTGATCATATTAGCGGCGGCCGTGCAGGCTGGAACATTGTGACTTCGCCGCTTGAAGGCTCGGCAAAAAACTTCGGCAAGACCGAGCATCCCGACCATCCGACCCGTTACCGGATTGCGAATGAATATTTGGACGTGACCCGGGGGCTGTGGGATTCGTGGGAGGATGACGCGTTTGTTCGCGATAAAGAAAGCGGCCAGTTTTTTGACCCGGAGAAGCTGCACACCTTGAACCATAAAGGCGAGTTTTTCTCGGTACAGGGACCGCTGAACATTTCGAGATCGAAGCAGGGCCATCCGGTTATTTTTCAAGCAGGCTCGTCGGAGGATGGCAAAAACTTCGCTTCCAAAGTAGCGGATGCGGTATTTGCCCATTTTGAATCCATCGGGCAGGGCAAGCAGTTTTATGATGATGTAAAGGGCCGTGCGGCTGCGCATGGACGCTCGTCGGACGAGATTGCGATTTTGCCAGGCATTGCGCCAATCATTGGCGATACGGATGAAGAGGCGGAACGCAAATATCAGGAGCTGGCGCAGCTTGTCAATATTGAGAAGGCGCTCGATTATTTGGGACGTTATTTCGAGCACCATGACTTCTCGCAATATCCGCTAGATGAGCCGTTCCCTGAGCTGGGCGGCATTGGTCAAAACAGCTTCCGCAGCACGACGGACCGCATTAAGCGGCAAGCGAAGGAAGGCGGCTTGACGCTTCGCCAAGTGGCGCTTCAAGAAACGACGCCGCGGCCGACGTTCATTGGCACTCCCGTTAAAGTGGCGGATCAAATCCAGCAATGGTTTGAGCAGGGCGCGGTAGACGGCTTTATTGTTGGAGCATCTATCCCGACGGGTCTGACGGAGTTCATTGACCAGGTTGTGCCGATTTTGCAGGAGCGCGGCCTGTTCCGCGAGGAATATGAGCATGACACGCTGCGCGGACATCTCGGCGTGCCTGTGCCGGAAAACCGTTATGCCAAAACCAAGGTGACGACCGTTTAG
- a CDS encoding ABC transporter substrate-binding protein: MLGDIVGKQQEAEEWIASYEAKVKEVVAKLNVQTGESASVFLLLGKDFYVMGDKSFAATLYHTLGYTPAPEIQKNLIDANERFANISNELLPDFAGDWLFVLTDEDDAARAASESYAQSAIWKSIPAVKNGQVIYMPTKWNFSDPITMERLLDQLPAIRKK; the protein is encoded by the coding sequence ATGCTTGGCGATATTGTAGGCAAGCAGCAGGAGGCTGAGGAGTGGATTGCTTCCTATGAGGCAAAAGTTAAAGAGGTTGTGGCCAAGCTTAACGTCCAAACGGGAGAAAGCGCATCTGTCTTCCTTTTGCTTGGCAAAGACTTCTATGTCATGGGCGATAAAAGCTTCGCGGCTACGCTGTACCATACGCTTGGCTATACGCCAGCCCCAGAAATACAGAAGAACCTGATTGACGCAAATGAACGATTCGCCAACATATCGAATGAGCTGCTGCCTGATTTTGCCGGCGACTGGCTGTTCGTCCTGACGGATGAGGACGATGCAGCGCGCGCTGCTTCCGAATCCTATGCACAAAGCGCGATTTGGAAGTCCATTCCCGCAGTGAAAAATGGTCAAGTCATCTACATGCCGACGAAATGGAATTTCTCAGACCCGATTACAATGGAGCGTCTGCTTGATCAACTGCCAGCCATTAGGAAAAAATAA
- a CDS encoding ABC transporter substrate-binding protein, with the protein MKSTRNVITTAASFALMMGMLLSACGANNSIAESPAASSAASAQPSAEAATDAAPQTRTYTDSKGHTVEIPAEAKRIIYTGSDVGDMLALGVTPIGAALGIIKESASACLAIL; encoded by the coding sequence TTGAAATCAACTAGAAATGTTATCACGACTGCGGCAAGTTTTGCTCTAATGATGGGAATGCTCTTGTCCGCATGTGGAGCAAATAACTCTATTGCCGAAAGCCCTGCGGCAAGCTCCGCGGCATCCGCTCAGCCAAGTGCAGAAGCAGCCACTGATGCTGCGCCGCAAACACGCACGTACACGGACTCGAAGGGCCATACGGTTGAAATTCCGGCAGAAGCGAAGCGCATTATTTATACAGGGAGCGATGTTGGCGACATGCTGGCACTCGGCGTAACGCCTATTGGCGCAGCACTGGGCATTATTAAAGAGAGCGCCTCCGCATGCTTGGCGATATTGTAG